The Haloplanus sp. CK5-1 genome contains a region encoding:
- the purM gene encoding phosphoribosylformylglycinamidine cyclo-ligase — protein sequence MSEDDELTYSAAGVDIAESEAATAALVGAVGESAGDYAGLLDIGDRYLGLATDGVGTKLLVADALNDYSTVGIDCIAMNANDLVAAGVRPVAFVDYLAVDEPDERFAEQVGEGLAEGADRAGIELVGGETAVMPEVISGLDLAGTCAGLAAKDAVFPGSAEVGDALVGVRSSGIHSNGLTLARTAVTREGSYTDPCPFGDYDTIGEALLEPTRIYTDLLDPMRDHGVRAAAHVTGGGWTNLERLGDARYVIDDAFAPQPVFEFVQSLGNVSDEEMHRTFNMGTGFVAAVDPAEADSLAETVDGRVIGRVEAGEGVAIRGLEL from the coding sequence ATGAGCGAGGACGACGAACTCACGTACTCGGCGGCCGGTGTCGATATCGCGGAGAGCGAGGCGGCTACCGCCGCCCTCGTCGGAGCGGTCGGCGAGAGCGCGGGTGACTACGCCGGCCTCCTCGACATCGGAGACCGGTATCTGGGGTTGGCCACCGACGGCGTTGGAACGAAACTCCTCGTCGCCGACGCCCTCAACGATTACTCGACCGTCGGCATCGACTGCATCGCGATGAACGCGAACGACCTCGTCGCGGCGGGCGTCCGACCGGTGGCCTTCGTCGACTACCTCGCGGTCGACGAACCCGACGAACGGTTCGCCGAGCAGGTGGGTGAGGGGCTCGCCGAGGGAGCCGACCGCGCCGGGATCGAACTCGTGGGCGGCGAGACGGCGGTGATGCCGGAGGTGATCTCGGGGTTGGACCTCGCGGGGACGTGTGCCGGCCTCGCGGCCAAGGACGCCGTCTTTCCCGGGAGCGCCGAGGTGGGCGACGCCCTCGTCGGCGTCCGCTCTTCCGGTATCCACTCGAACGGGCTGACACTCGCCCGGACGGCCGTCACACGGGAGGGATCGTACACCGACCCCTGCCCGTTCGGCGACTACGACACGATCGGCGAGGCGCTCCTCGAACCGACGCGGATCTACACCGATCTCCTCGACCCGATGCGCGACCACGGCGTCCGCGCCGCCGCACACGTCACGGGCGGGGGCTGGACCAACCTGGAGCGACTCGGCGACGCCCGGTACGTGATCGACGACGCGTTCGCCCCGCAACCGGTGTTCGAGTTCGTCCAGTCGCTGGGCAACGTCTCCGACGAGGAGATGCACCGCACGTTCAACATGGGGACCGGGTTCGTCGCGGCGGTCGACCCGGCGGAGGCGGACTCGCTGGCGGAGACGGTCGACGGT
- the corA gene encoding magnesium/cobalt transporter CorA, translating to MTVRTLVYDGDHVETRDADDAESLRVAREATGTTWVRTSDPTDTEYDRLSAAFDLHPLEIEDMRSNASPKVEVFSGHTFLLVKTASLRGGETTFEEEIRDRPVGLFFGPDWIVTIATEETGAVETVWDRVRREDPRLLQHDADFTAYRVVDAVVDEYFVVLDEIGRDIEAVEDRIIDDPDTETLEILNSLRRELLSIRRIVWPTRDAVSILSKGDADHVRESTEKYYRDVYDHLVQHVELVETYRDLASGARDIYLNTLSQSTNEVMKRLTVVATIILPLTFVVGVYGMNFAGGPFSMPELGWRYSYPAVLLGMVLTAAVMLQYFRSEGWL from the coding sequence GTGACGGTTCGAACCCTCGTCTACGACGGCGACCACGTCGAGACGCGCGACGCCGACGACGCCGAATCTCTCCGCGTGGCCCGCGAGGCGACCGGAACAACCTGGGTCCGCACCTCCGATCCCACCGACACCGAGTACGACCGACTGAGCGCCGCGTTCGACCTCCATCCCCTCGAAATCGAGGACATGCGGAGCAACGCCTCCCCGAAGGTCGAGGTGTTCTCGGGACACACGTTTCTGCTCGTCAAGACCGCCAGTCTCCGCGGCGGCGAGACGACCTTCGAAGAGGAGATACGCGACCGTCCGGTCGGTCTGTTCTTCGGTCCCGACTGGATCGTCACGATCGCGACCGAGGAGACCGGAGCCGTCGAGACGGTGTGGGACCGGGTCCGGCGTGAGGATCCCCGGCTCCTCCAGCACGACGCCGACTTCACCGCCTACCGCGTCGTCGACGCAGTCGTCGACGAGTACTTCGTCGTTCTCGACGAGATCGGTCGCGACATCGAGGCCGTCGAGGACCGCATCATCGACGATCCCGACACGGAGACACTGGAGATCCTCAACAGTCTCCGCCGAGAACTGCTGTCGATCCGGCGGATCGTCTGGCCGACCCGTGACGCGGTGAGTATCCTCTCGAAGGGCGACGCCGACCACGTCCGGGAGTCGACCGAGAAGTACTACCGCGACGTGTACGACCACCTCGTCCAGCACGTCGAACTCGTCGAGACGTACCGTGACCTCGCCAGTGGGGCCCGCGACATCTACCTCAACACGCTCTCGCAGTCGACCAACGAGGTGATGAAGCGCCTCACCGTCGTCGCGACGATCATCCTCCCGCTGACTTTCGTCGTCGGCGTCTACGGCATGAACTTCGCTGGGGGCCCGTTCAGCATGCCCGAACTCGGCTGGCGATACAGCTATCCTGCGGTCCTGCTCGGGATGGTCCTCACTGCCGCCGTCATGCTCCAGTACTTCCGGTCGGAAGGGTGGCTGTGA
- a CDS encoding MATE family efflux transporter translates to MAPDPRDLFKSRDEFDLTSGDVGPPLLYLSLPIVVTNLLQTAYNLADTFWIGQYSTEALAAISFAFPMVFLIISLGMGLAVAGSILVAQYTGADEGAEAEYAASQTVGFAALVSVVVGAVAYFSVGDVLALLGPEPDVLPLATAYMEIISLGIFFMFGFLVFISLMRGYGDTITPMLVMLGSVVLNIILDPILIFGWGPFPQWGIEGAAIATIFTRGLALVVGLWIMVSGRRGVRIRPRDVVPDPAYGRRLLRIGVPASVEGTGQAVAINLLMFIVGTFSTPVVAAFGIGVRVFSVIFLPAIAVARGVETMAGQNIGAGNYDRAALTAGVAARTTFVVLAAAGVVTYLFADPIVGLFTDDAEVIEVGATFLRYVAPSFGFIGIMRSYNGGFRGAGKTLTAAAIAVTMLGGIRLPIAWVASGPMGPAGVWISFLISNVLGAVIAYLWYRRGTWRSSETPDPRVADVVDDPADD, encoded by the coding sequence ATGGCTCCCGACCCGCGGGATCTGTTCAAATCCCGCGACGAGTTCGACCTGACGAGCGGCGACGTGGGGCCGCCGCTGTTGTATCTCTCCCTGCCCATCGTGGTCACCAACCTGCTCCAGACCGCGTACAACCTCGCCGACACGTTCTGGATCGGCCAGTACAGCACCGAGGCCCTCGCCGCGATCAGTTTCGCCTTCCCGATGGTGTTTCTCATCATCTCGCTGGGCATGGGGCTCGCGGTGGCGGGGAGTATCCTCGTCGCCCAGTATACGGGGGCCGACGAGGGCGCGGAAGCCGAGTACGCCGCCTCCCAGACCGTCGGGTTCGCCGCCCTCGTCTCCGTCGTCGTCGGCGCGGTGGCCTACTTCTCCGTCGGCGACGTCCTCGCGCTCCTCGGCCCGGAACCGGACGTGTTGCCCCTGGCGACCGCGTACATGGAGATCATCTCGCTGGGCATCTTCTTCATGTTCGGCTTCCTCGTGTTCATCTCGCTCATGCGAGGGTACGGCGACACGATCACGCCGATGCTCGTCATGCTCGGATCGGTCGTCCTCAACATCATCCTCGATCCGATCCTCATCTTCGGGTGGGGACCCTTCCCCCAGTGGGGGATCGAAGGTGCGGCCATCGCAACCATCTTCACCCGCGGGTTGGCACTCGTCGTCGGTCTCTGGATCATGGTCTCCGGGCGGCGTGGTGTCCGCATCCGTCCCCGGGACGTGGTGCCCGACCCCGCCTACGGGCGGCGACTCCTCCGCATCGGCGTCCCTGCCTCGGTCGAGGGGACCGGCCAGGCCGTCGCCATCAACCTCCTGATGTTCATCGTCGGGACGTTCTCGACGCCCGTAGTGGCCGCGTTCGGCATCGGAGTCCGGGTGTTCTCCGTGATCTTCCTCCCCGCCATCGCCGTCGCACGCGGTGTCGAGACGATGGCCGGACAGAACATCGGCGCGGGGAACTACGACCGGGCGGCCCTGACTGCCGGCGTCGCCGCGCGGACCACGTTCGTCGTCCTCGCGGCCGCCGGCGTGGTGACCTACCTGTTCGCCGATCCCATCGTCGGCCTGTTCACCGACGACGCCGAGGTCATCGAGGTGGGAGCGACGTTCCTCCGGTACGTGGCTCCCTCCTTCGGCTTCATCGGGATCATGCGCTCGTACAACGGCGGGTTCCGTGGGGCCGGCAAGACGCTCACCGCCGCCGCCATCGCCGTGACGATGCTGGGCGGGATCCGCCTCCCAATCGCGTGGGTCGCCTCCGGACCCATGGGACCGGCGGGGGTCTGGATCTCCTTCCTGATCTCGAACGTCCTCGGCGCGGTGATCGCGTACCTCTGGTATCGCCGGGGGACGTGGCGGTCGAGCGAGACACCCGACCCGCGCGTCGCGGACGTCGTCGACGACCCGGCGGACGACTGA
- a CDS encoding TetR/AcrR family transcriptional regulator, whose translation MSDDPVPDRTDDIMCATYRALCRHGYADLTMQDIADEWQKSKAALHYHYDTKRGLLLAFLDHLFDAYTDGVAAPDEVPGDAADRLRTLIDDALDPPRTAANEELRTALFEIKARAPHDEDFRDRLERFDRYLHGEVRRVVAECVDAGVFRADVDPETTATLLVTLVDGGHSRRVVLGDDEGVRAAVRAAIDDRLAGGAA comes from the coding sequence GTGTCCGACGACCCGGTTCCCGACCGAACCGACGACATCATGTGTGCGACCTACCGCGCCCTCTGTCGCCACGGCTACGCCGACCTGACGATGCAGGACATCGCCGACGAGTGGCAAAAGAGCAAAGCCGCCCTCCACTACCACTACGACACCAAGCGTGGCCTGTTGCTCGCCTTCCTCGATCACCTCTTCGACGCCTACACGGACGGCGTCGCGGCCCCCGACGAGGTCCCGGGGGACGCCGCCGACCGCCTCCGCACGCTGATCGACGACGCACTCGACCCACCGCGGACGGCGGCGAACGAGGAACTCCGGACCGCCCTGTTCGAGATCAAGGCCCGTGCCCCCCACGACGAGGACTTCCGCGACCGACTGGAGCGGTTCGACCGCTATCTCCACGGCGAGGTCAGGCGCGTCGTGGCCGAGTGCGTCGACGCCGGCGTCTTTCGTGCCGACGTCGACCCGGAGACGACCGCGACACTCCTGGTGACGCTCGTCGACGGCGGCCACTCCCGACGGGTCGTCCTCGGCGACGACGAGGGCGTCCGCGCGGCGGTCCGGGCGGCGATCGACGACCGTCTGGCCGGGGGGGCGGCCTGA
- a CDS encoding metalloprotease, which yields MTIRFSTRELRDLAVAWVVLGAAFAIFFAGGGNRAIDSLLSEGVVVPLVVSLVTAGFGFLLHELAHKVIAVRFGQVAKFRADYGMLFLALVSALVGFLFAAPGAVHHRGRLTPREHGLIALAGPVTNGLLAAVFAPVYVVGLAAGSPLLSLVGGRGVAINLFLAAFNLIPFGALDGRTVLDWSKGVFVLAFVPTAVLAVVVVFVLGIGF from the coding sequence GTGACCATCCGGTTCAGCACGCGCGAACTCCGTGATCTGGCCGTCGCGTGGGTCGTCCTCGGCGCCGCCTTTGCCATCTTCTTCGCCGGCGGCGGGAACCGGGCCATCGACAGCCTGCTCTCGGAGGGCGTCGTCGTCCCCCTCGTCGTCAGCCTCGTCACCGCCGGCTTCGGCTTCCTGTTGCACGAACTCGCCCACAAGGTGATCGCGGTCCGGTTCGGACAGGTCGCGAAGTTCCGGGCCGACTACGGGATGTTATTTTTGGCGCTCGTGAGCGCCCTCGTCGGCTTCCTCTTCGCCGCACCGGGGGCAGTCCACCACCGCGGCCGTCTCACGCCCCGTGAGCACGGACTGATCGCGCTGGCCGGCCCCGTCACCAACGGCCTCCTCGCAGCCGTCTTCGCACCCGTCTACGTCGTCGGGCTGGCCGCCGGATCGCCGCTGCTCTCGCTCGTCGGCGGGCGCGGCGTCGCCATCAACCTCTTCCTGGCGGCGTTCAACCTCATCCCGTTCGGCGCGCTCGACGGCCGGACCGTCCTCGACTGGAGCAAGGGCGTCTTCGTCCTCGCGTTCGTCCCCACCGCCGTCCTCGCCGTCGTCGTGGTGTTCGTCTTGGGCATCGGGTTCTGA
- a CDS encoding TraB/GumN family protein → MSDPTASADREGRVRVVGTAHVSADSVREVEDVIEAERPDVVAVELDEGRYRQLQGETPDDIEPGDLLRGNTVFQFLAYWMLSYVQARLGEQFDIEPGADMMAAVETAEDLGIDVALVDRDIQTTIQRFWARLGPIAKFRLVGGLAFGVTDARGVGLVVGLAAGLIAGPIVGLFGPELGLTLSVLSRITGGVLIALGVGLVAHTLVDAVLDPDEALLAAVGVGIATGLVGGVGLGLADGVVASLGTFVARAVGSLAVGITGGATVGLLGGTVAHLLGYGGTDEEELEELDLADLTDADVVSVMMEEFRTFSPGGARALIDERDAYIAHELVALRETGRDVVAVVGAGHREGIEGYLAAPETLPPRESLVGTDSGDGFPWLKAAGVLVSVGFVAFFVLLAMAGVRDGFLLRLFAAWFLINGVFAAGLAKLAGARWSATLVGGLVAWMTSVNPLLAPGWFTGYVELRNTPVNVADIGRLNDLLSDEEKPIRRLVSEMFGVPLFRLIMIVAMTNIGSMIASVLFAVYVLPLFATEIGGVEGVGRLMIEGARNSAELIWRTVA, encoded by the coding sequence ATGAGCGATCCCACGGCGTCGGCCGACCGGGAGGGGCGGGTTCGGGTCGTGGGTACGGCACACGTCTCGGCCGACAGCGTTCGGGAGGTCGAGGACGTCATCGAGGCGGAGCGACCGGACGTGGTCGCGGTGGAACTCGACGAGGGCCGGTACCGACAGCTACAGGGCGAGACGCCGGACGACATCGAACCCGGCGACCTGTTGCGGGGCAACACCGTCTTCCAGTTTCTCGCCTACTGGATGCTCTCGTACGTCCAGGCTCGCCTCGGCGAGCAGTTCGACATCGAACCCGGCGCGGATATGATGGCGGCTGTCGAGACGGCGGAGGACCTCGGCATCGACGTGGCGCTGGTCGACCGCGACATCCAGACGACGATCCAGCGATTCTGGGCGCGGCTCGGGCCCATAGCGAAGTTCCGCCTCGTCGGCGGCCTCGCCTTCGGCGTCACCGACGCCCGCGGAGTCGGACTGGTCGTCGGCCTCGCCGCCGGACTGATCGCCGGGCCGATCGTCGGCCTGTTCGGACCGGAACTGGGACTCACGCTGTCCGTCCTCTCGCGGATCACCGGTGGCGTCCTGATCGCGCTCGGCGTGGGGTTGGTGGCGCACACCCTGGTGGACGCGGTCCTCGACCCCGACGAGGCGCTCCTCGCGGCCGTCGGCGTCGGTATCGCCACGGGACTCGTGGGTGGCGTCGGCCTCGGCCTCGCCGACGGCGTCGTCGCGTCGCTCGGCACCTTCGTCGCCCGCGCCGTCGGGAGCCTCGCCGTCGGGATCACCGGCGGCGCGACCGTCGGCTTGCTCGGCGGGACGGTCGCCCACCTGCTCGGCTACGGCGGGACCGACGAGGAGGAGTTGGAGGAACTCGACCTGGCAGACCTCACGGACGCCGACGTGGTGAGCGTCATGATGGAGGAGTTCCGTACGTTCAGCCCCGGCGGGGCCCGTGCCCTCATCGACGAACGCGACGCGTACATCGCCCACGAACTCGTCGCCCTGCGCGAGACCGGACGGGACGTGGTGGCGGTCGTGGGTGCGGGCCACCGCGAGGGGATCGAGGGCTACCTCGCGGCCCCGGAAACGCTCCCGCCTCGTGAGTCGCTCGTCGGCACCGACTCGGGGGATGGATTCCCGTGGCTGAAGGCCGCAGGCGTCCTCGTCTCGGTCGGCTTCGTCGCCTTCTTCGTCCTGCTGGCGATGGCCGGCGTCCGGGACGGCTTCCTCCTCCGACTGTTCGCCGCGTGGTTTCTCATCAACGGCGTCTTCGCGGCCGGCCTCGCCAAACTCGCCGGGGCGCGCTGGTCCGCGACGCTGGTCGGCGGCCTCGTCGCGTGGATGACGTCGGTCAACCCGCTGCTCGCACCGGGGTGGTTCACCGGCTACGTCGAACTCCGGAACACCCCGGTCAACGTCGCCGACATCGGGCGGCTCAACGACCTGCTGAGCGACGAGGAGAAGCCGATCCGCCGTCTCGTCTCCGAGATGTTCGGCGTCCCCCTCTTCCGACTCATCATGATCGTCGCGATGACGAACATCGGGAGCATGATCGCGAGCGTCCTGTTCGCGGTGTACGTGCTCCCCCTCTTCGCGACCGAGATCGGCGGCGTCGAGGGGGTCGGGCGGTTGATGATCGAGGGTGCGCGAAACAGCGCCGAACTCATCTGGAGGACCGTCGCGTGA
- a CDS encoding glycerate kinase type-2 family protein codes for MVSIDNEAALASTPARETALACLRAGIDAARPDRVVADSVRLDGDVLHVGDATYDLAGVDRIVVVGGGKAADGVATALEGVLGDRIDAGVVVTPDPGDGDRIDRVRGHHPVPSAEGVAGTDRIRDIVSDAGERTLVLAVITGGGSALLPAPAEGISLDDLRRTTDALLDAGAEIGDLNAVRKHLSTLKGGGLAQLAAPATVASLVFSDVVGNDLSVIASGPAAPDDSTYEEAFSVLDRYGVDPPAAVRDRLDRGAAGDLPETPGPDDPVFERVANHVLADAFTAIDAARSVARDRGYGTCVLSSSVRGEAREAALTHVAVAEEVTATGNPVDPPAVVLSGGETTATVRGDGVGGPNGEFALSAAVELPDSATLACVDTDGRDGSSDFAGAVVDGDTVSDTDAARRALADSDAFGHLGDRDAAVTTGPTGTNVNDLRVLVVE; via the coding sequence ATGGTCTCCATCGACAACGAAGCGGCGCTGGCATCGACGCCCGCGCGGGAGACGGCGCTCGCCTGTCTGCGAGCGGGTATCGACGCGGCCAGACCCGACCGCGTCGTCGCCGACTCGGTCCGTCTCGACGGCGACGTGCTCCACGTCGGCGACGCGACGTACGACCTCGCGGGCGTCGACCGAATCGTCGTCGTCGGCGGCGGGAAAGCCGCCGACGGCGTCGCGACGGCCCTGGAAGGCGTCCTCGGCGACCGGATCGACGCCGGCGTCGTCGTCACGCCCGATCCCGGAGACGGCGACCGGATCGACCGCGTCCGGGGCCACCACCCGGTCCCAAGCGCCGAGGGCGTCGCCGGAACCGACCGGATCCGCGATATCGTCTCCGACGCCGGCGAGCGGACGCTGGTGCTCGCGGTCATCACTGGCGGCGGGAGCGCGCTGTTGCCCGCGCCGGCCGAGGGAATCTCGCTCGACGATCTTCGCCGAACGACCGACGCGCTCCTCGACGCCGGCGCCGAGATCGGCGACCTCAACGCGGTGCGCAAACACCTCTCGACGCTCAAGGGCGGCGGTCTCGCACAGTTGGCCGCCCCCGCGACCGTCGCGAGCCTCGTGTTCAGCGACGTGGTCGGCAACGACCTGAGCGTCATCGCCAGCGGCCCCGCCGCACCGGACGACTCCACCTACGAGGAGGCGTTCTCGGTGCTGGATCGGTACGGCGTCGACCCGCCGGCCGCGGTCAGGGATCGGCTGGATCGGGGTGCTGCGGGCGACCTCCCGGAGACGCCCGGACCGGACGACCCCGTCTTCGAGCGTGTGGCGAACCACGTCCTCGCGGATGCGTTCACCGCCATCGACGCGGCGCGATCAGTCGCCCGCGACCGGGGGTACGGCACCTGCGTCCTCTCCTCGTCGGTGCGGGGCGAGGCCCGGGAGGCGGCGCTGACACACGTCGCCGTCGCCGAGGAGGTGACCGCGACGGGCAACCCCGTCGACCCGCCAGCGGTCGTCCTCTCCGGCGGCGAGACGACGGCGACCGTTCGCGGCGACGGCGTCGGCGGTCCGAACGGCGAGTTCGCGCTCTCGGCGGCGGTCGAACTCCCCGACTCGGCGACGCTCGCCTGCGTCGACACCGACGGCCGCGACGGCAGCAGCGACTTCGCCGGTGCGGTGGTCGACGGGGACACCGTGTCCGATACCGACGCCGCGCGGCGCGCCCTCGCCGATAGCGACGCCTTCGGCCACCTCGGCGACCGCGACGCCGCCGTCACCACCGGTCCGACGGGGACGAACGTCAACGACCTCCGGGTGCTCGTCGTGGAGTGA
- the dpsA gene encoding DNA starvation/stationary phase protection protein DpsA — MSKQESVRQQADSIEASEALRIDQDKTEQLVEALNTDLAATYVLYHQLKKHHWNVEGAEFLEIHEYLGEAAGDAEAAADELAERAQALGGVPLAGGKRLEAHAPVEPEDDDVYDIRTSLHNDMEMYGEIIETVRDHVELAEGLGDHATAEMLREQLITLEEHAHHLEHYLEGDTLVLESATK, encoded by the coding sequence ATGAGCAAACAGGAATCCGTCCGACAGCAGGCCGATTCGATCGAGGCGTCCGAGGCGCTCCGCATCGACCAGGACAAGACCGAACAGCTCGTCGAGGCGCTCAACACGGACCTCGCCGCGACGTACGTCCTCTACCACCAGCTGAAGAAACACCACTGGAACGTCGAGGGCGCGGAGTTCCTCGAGATCCACGAGTATCTCGGCGAGGCGGCCGGCGACGCCGAGGCCGCGGCCGACGAACTCGCGGAGCGCGCACAGGCGCTGGGCGGCGTCCCACTCGCGGGCGGCAAGCGCCTCGAGGCGCACGCTCCCGTAGAGCCCGAAGACGACGACGTGTACGACATCCGGACCTCGCTCCACAACGACATGGAGATGTACGGCGAGATCATCGAGACGGTGCGCGACCACGTCGAACTGGCCGAGGGCCTCGGCGACCACGCGACCGCCGAGATGCTCCGCGAGCAGTTGATCACGCTCGAGGAGCACGCCCACCACCTCGAACACTACCTCGAGGGCGACACGCTTGTCCTCGAATCGGCGACGAAGTAA
- a CDS encoding helix-turn-helix domain-containing protein — translation MADLLPSRPDTSAAEETDPRVVGLDSEDADDLLSALSSDTAREVLATLHDEPDTPSGVADRVDTTLQNAQYHLGNLDDANLIEEIDTIYSEKGREMSVYAPADRPLVVFAGSEAESGGLESALKSLLGAVGLLGVASLVVQWRFGDFPGLGAMGGADAGGDGGGGVSTMSTESARTAADAGGSLPPGLLFFLGGLLVLAAVGTALFLRRRRR, via the coding sequence ATGGCAGATTTGCTGCCCTCGCGTCCCGACACCTCCGCGGCCGAGGAGACCGACCCCCGGGTGGTCGGCCTCGACAGCGAGGACGCCGACGACCTGTTGTCGGCGCTCTCCTCGGACACCGCCCGCGAGGTGCTCGCGACCCTCCACGACGAACCGGACACGCCCTCCGGCGTGGCCGACCGCGTCGACACGACCCTCCAGAACGCACAGTACCACCTCGGCAACCTCGACGACGCGAACCTCATCGAGGAGATAGACACCATCTACTCCGAGAAGGGCCGGGAGATGAGCGTCTACGCCCCCGCCGATCGACCCCTCGTCGTGTTCGCCGGTAGCGAAGCGGAGAGCGGCGGCCTCGAGAGTGCGCTCAAGAGCCTCCTCGGGGCCGTCGGATTGCTGGGCGTCGCGAGCCTCGTCGTCCAGTGGCGGTTCGGCGACTTCCCCGGTCTCGGCGCGATGGGTGGGGCAGACGCTGGCGGCGACGGCGGTGGCGGCGTCTCGACGATGAGCACCGAATCCGCACGAACCGCCGCCGACGCCGGTGGCTCGCTCCCGCCGGGCCTCCTCTTCTTCCTCGGTGGCCTCCTCGTCCTCGCGGCCGTCGGGACCGCCCTGTTCCTCCGTCGGCGTCGACGCTGA
- a CDS encoding bifunctional nuclease family protein, which translates to MEHTAEVTGIGVGTGEDGSNVPAVLLAAREEYLPVVITADQARAIQLGLSGEPFERPLTHDLLVEMLTEFGGAIDGIRIDDLADGTFYAKVDVERYEEGQSRSFVFDARPSDAIALAVRVDCPITVTDGVLDSAGRPEDEFEPERIDDLDDDR; encoded by the coding sequence ATGGAGCACACCGCCGAGGTGACCGGTATCGGGGTTGGAACCGGCGAGGACGGGTCGAACGTCCCCGCGGTCCTCCTCGCCGCCAGGGAGGAGTACCTACCCGTCGTTATCACGGCCGATCAGGCGCGGGCGATCCAACTCGGATTGTCGGGTGAACCGTTCGAGCGACCGCTCACGCACGACCTCCTCGTCGAGATGCTCACCGAGTTCGGTGGTGCGATCGACGGTATCCGCATAGACGACCTCGCCGACGGTACCTTCTACGCCAAGGTCGACGTCGAGCGGTACGAGGAGGGCCAGTCCCGGTCGTTCGTCTTCGACGCCCGTCCCAGCGACGCCATCGCCCTCGCGGTCCGGGTCGACTGCCCGATCACGGTCACCGACGGCGTCCTCGACAGCGCCGGCCGACCGGAAGACGAGTTCGAACCCGAACGGATCGACGACCTCGACGACGACCGCTGA
- a CDS encoding acyl-CoA thioesterase has product MTDGETATLAESHTEMTELVLPNDTNTHGRALGGAVLHWMDVCGAIAAMRFATSGVVTAAMDHVDFKSPIDLGEVVVVEAYIYDTGRTSIDVNVEVRAEDPRTGDERDATSSFFTFVAVDDDGEPTTVPDLACPTEGERRLRDAAVDDRAAQLERLVERMEG; this is encoded by the coding sequence ATGACCGACGGCGAGACGGCGACACTCGCGGAGTCACACACCGAGATGACCGAGTTGGTGCTTCCCAACGACACCAACACCCACGGCCGAGCGCTCGGGGGCGCCGTCCTCCACTGGATGGACGTCTGTGGCGCCATCGCCGCGATGCGCTTCGCGACGAGTGGCGTCGTCACTGCGGCGATGGACCACGTCGATTTCAAGAGCCCGATCGATCTGGGCGAGGTGGTCGTCGTCGAGGCGTACATCTACGACACCGGCCGGACCAGCATCGACGTGAACGTCGAGGTGCGCGCGGAGGACCCACGCACGGGGGACGAACGCGACGCGACCTCCTCGTTTTTCACGTTCGTCGCCGTCGACGACGACGGCGAGCCGACGACCGTCCCCGATCTGGCGTGTCCGACCGAGGGCGAGCGTCGCCTCCGCGACGCCGCCGTCGACGACCGGGCCGCCCAACTGGAACGGTTGGTCGAGCGGATGGAGGGCTGA